One segment of Anastrepha obliqua isolate idAnaObli1 chromosome 3, idAnaObli1_1.0, whole genome shotgun sequence DNA contains the following:
- the LOC129240488 gene encoding U6 snRNA-associated Sm-like protein LSm5 — MTAVPPPSNVSTLLPLELVDKCIGSRIHIIMKNDKEMVGTLLGFDDFVNMLLNDVTEYENTPEGRRITKLDQILLNGNNITMLVPGGDIPE; from the exons ATGACTGCAGTGCCTCCGCCTTCGAATGTATCCACATTGTTACCACTCG AATTGGTGGACAAATGCATAGGCTCTCGCATACACATTATCATGAAGAATGATAAAGAGATGGTTGGTACCTTGTTGGGGTTTGACGATTTCGTGAATATGTTATTAAATGATGTAACGGAATATGAAAATACGCCGGAAGGTCGTCGTATAACCAAACTCGATCAAATACTTCTCAATGGCAATAATATAACAATG TTAGTCCCTGGCGGCGATATACCGGAGTGA
- the LOC129240487 gene encoding uncharacterized protein LOC129240487 isoform X3, translating into MGLIDKKEERAFIIDCLKVYKSLPALWDSKSPEYRKKEKKNEAYEILVGKFREKYANVDRKDVTKKINTLRTNFRKELKRLSQEGRKDSNLWYFDQMKFLQDHMTTKKENFQILDDHNERINIEIIDESSSTTTEDNINIKRDEFVSLPDAANMTSTKPFGEYELKLAETWAMELQKMTPEQQIYAKKAINDIIYEGQLGNLHRDSVHIYAQ; encoded by the exons ATGGGCCTCATTGACAAAAAGGAGGAGCGCGCTTTTATTATCGATTGCCTTAAAGTATACAAGTCTCTGCCGGCACTGTGGGACTCGAAGTCGCCAGAATaccgcaaaaaagaaaaaaagaatgaaGCTTATGAAATTTTAGTTGGTAAATTTCGTGAGAAATATGCAAATGTTGATCGCAAAGAtgtaacaaagaaaataaatacgttgagAACAAATTTCCGCAAAGAGCTAAAGCGTCTGTCACAAGAAGGGCGGAAGGactccaatttgtggtattttgatcaaatgaaatttttacaagATCATATGACTACAAAGAAGGAG AATTTTCAAATCCTGGATGATCATAATGAACGAATAAACATAGAAATTATTGATGAGAGCTCGTCCACCACAACTGAGGATAACATTAACATAAAGCGGGATGAGTTCGTCTCTTTACCAGACGCTGCAAACATGACCAGTACGAAGCCATTCGGGGAATATGAACTTAAATTGGCTGAAACATGGGCTATGGAATTACAAAAAATGACACCCGAGCAACAAATTTACGCAAAGAAAGCCATAAACGATATAATTTATGAAGGTCAATTAGGGAACTTACATCGAGATAGTGTGCACATTTATGCACAATAA
- the LOC129240487 gene encoding uncharacterized protein LOC129240487 isoform X1, protein MRCDDKETIVRTLGQIIASKWEKTKVNPLLFVGVNMGLIDKKEERAFIIDCLKVYKSLPALWDSKSPEYRKKEKKNEAYEILVGKFREKYANVDRKDVTKKINTLRTNFRKELKRLSQEGRKDSNLWYFDQMKFLQDHMTTKKENFQILDDHNERINIEIIDESSSTTTEDNINIKRDEFVSLPDAANMTSTKPFGEYELKLAETWAMELQKMTPEQQIYAKKAINDIIYEGQLGNLHRDSVHIYAQ, encoded by the exons ATGCGCTGCGATGACAAAGAAACAATCGTTCGTACACTTGGTCAAATCATCGCGTCGAAGTGGGAAAAGACCAAGGTTAATCCTCTATTG tTTGTTGGAGTAAATATGGGCCTCATTGACAAAAAGGAGGAGCGCGCTTTTATTATCGATTGCCTTAAAGTATACAAGTCTCTGCCGGCACTGTGGGACTCGAAGTCGCCAGAATaccgcaaaaaagaaaaaaagaatgaaGCTTATGAAATTTTAGTTGGTAAATTTCGTGAGAAATATGCAAATGTTGATCGCAAAGAtgtaacaaagaaaataaatacgttgagAACAAATTTCCGCAAAGAGCTAAAGCGTCTGTCACAAGAAGGGCGGAAGGactccaatttgtggtattttgatcaaatgaaatttttacaagATCATATGACTACAAAGAAGGAG AATTTTCAAATCCTGGATGATCATAATGAACGAATAAACATAGAAATTATTGATGAGAGCTCGTCCACCACAACTGAGGATAACATTAACATAAAGCGGGATGAGTTCGTCTCTTTACCAGACGCTGCAAACATGACCAGTACGAAGCCATTCGGGGAATATGAACTTAAATTGGCTGAAACATGGGCTATGGAATTACAAAAAATGACACCCGAGCAACAAATTTACGCAAAGAAAGCCATAAACGATATAATTTATGAAGGTCAATTAGGGAACTTACATCGAGATAGTGTGCACATTTATGCACAATAA
- the LOC129240487 gene encoding uncharacterized protein LOC129240487 isoform X2, translated as MRCDDKETIVRTLGQIIASKWEKTKFVGVNMGLIDKKEERAFIIDCLKVYKSLPALWDSKSPEYRKKEKKNEAYEILVGKFREKYANVDRKDVTKKINTLRTNFRKELKRLSQEGRKDSNLWYFDQMKFLQDHMTTKKENFQILDDHNERINIEIIDESSSTTTEDNINIKRDEFVSLPDAANMTSTKPFGEYELKLAETWAMELQKMTPEQQIYAKKAINDIIYEGQLGNLHRDSVHIYAQ; from the exons ATGCGCTGCGATGACAAAGAAACAATCGTTCGTACACTTGGTCAAATCATCGCGTCGAAGTGGGAAAAGACCAAG tTTGTTGGAGTAAATATGGGCCTCATTGACAAAAAGGAGGAGCGCGCTTTTATTATCGATTGCCTTAAAGTATACAAGTCTCTGCCGGCACTGTGGGACTCGAAGTCGCCAGAATaccgcaaaaaagaaaaaaagaatgaaGCTTATGAAATTTTAGTTGGTAAATTTCGTGAGAAATATGCAAATGTTGATCGCAAAGAtgtaacaaagaaaataaatacgttgagAACAAATTTCCGCAAAGAGCTAAAGCGTCTGTCACAAGAAGGGCGGAAGGactccaatttgtggtattttgatcaaatgaaatttttacaagATCATATGACTACAAAGAAGGAG AATTTTCAAATCCTGGATGATCATAATGAACGAATAAACATAGAAATTATTGATGAGAGCTCGTCCACCACAACTGAGGATAACATTAACATAAAGCGGGATGAGTTCGTCTCTTTACCAGACGCTGCAAACATGACCAGTACGAAGCCATTCGGGGAATATGAACTTAAATTGGCTGAAACATGGGCTATGGAATTACAAAAAATGACACCCGAGCAACAAATTTACGCAAAGAAAGCCATAAACGATATAATTTATGAAGGTCAATTAGGGAACTTACATCGAGATAGTGTGCACATTTATGCACAATAA
- the LOC129240486 gene encoding uncharacterized protein C3orf38 homolog isoform X2, whose translation MPITDREKLGIVDFLVKEEQNVPVLLQVARSVTKNICDVATTHEALDYVYVQVGDTLTLLNKRLITREMIFKYLHQRKIQVNADFTKGALISKILEYWNSKSESNNDFALLNDTISDSISGSNEANDNEPRYPIHLLARKFTEWFFNNLNKEGLKVEDFWSDSQLQLRIAATDQINDYECAGANEVIVNILRSKEQFGFYFNPNLTHAGVQGRMNVHGLVLVLACGTLHTEQNCVGVFECTFGLLRDPFSENNWKVKTMQCVLRSQAAAMMPSLCDSETLVESLGLPIPEGEIT comes from the exons atGCCAATCACTGATCGTGAGAAACTTGGTATTGTTGATTTTTTGGTAAAGGAAGAGCAAAATGTACCGGTATTATTACAAGTGGCCAGAAGTGTGACAAAGAACATTTGCGATGTGGCGACAACGCATG AAGCACTGGACTACGTGTATGTACAGGTTGGCGATACACTTACTTTGTTAAATAAGCGGCTTATAACTCGGGAAATGatatttaaatacttacatCAGCGGAAAATTCAAGTGAATGCAGATTTTACCAAGGGCGCTTTAATTagcaaaattttagaatattggAATTCCAAATCCGAGTCTAACAATGATTTCGCATTACTTAATGACA CCATCAGCGATAGTATATCTGGCTCAAACGAAGCGAACGACAATGAACCTCGGTATCCCATCCATTTATTGGCACGAAAATTTACTGAATGGTTTTTCAACAATCTTAATAAAGAAGGCTTAAAAGTTGAGGATTTTTGGTCAGATTCTCAACTGCAATTGAGAATCGCTGCCACAGATCAAATCAACGATTATGAGTGTGCCGGTGCAAATGAAGTGATAGTGAATATTTTACGATCGAAAGAGCAATTTGGCTTCTATTTCAATCCGAACCTCACTCATGCTGGCGTTCAAGGACGAATGAATGTGCACGGGCTAGTGTTGGTATTGGCATGTGGTACCCTTCATACGGAGCAGAATTGCGTTGGCGTATTTGAGTGTACATTTGGCCTCCTACGAGACCCATTTTCCGAAAACAACTGGAAGGTGAAAACAATGCAGTGTGTATTACGTAGTCAGGCAGCAGCAATGATGCCCAGTTTGTGTGACAGTGAAACTCTTGTAGAATCACTTGGCTTACCGATACCGGAAGGAGAAATTACGTAG
- the LOC129240486 gene encoding uncharacterized protein C3orf38 homolog isoform X1, whose translation MPITDREKLGIVDFLVKEEQNVPVLLQVARSVTKNICDVATTHEALDYVYVQVGDTLTLLNKRLITREMIFKYLHQRKIQVNADFTKGALISKILEYWNSKSESNNDFALLNDSNTTTSKQFLHKVNENTFNTAISDSISGSNEANDNEPRYPIHLLARKFTEWFFNNLNKEGLKVEDFWSDSQLQLRIAATDQINDYECAGANEVIVNILRSKEQFGFYFNPNLTHAGVQGRMNVHGLVLVLACGTLHTEQNCVGVFECTFGLLRDPFSENNWKVKTMQCVLRSQAAAMMPSLCDSETLVESLGLPIPEGEIT comes from the exons atGCCAATCACTGATCGTGAGAAACTTGGTATTGTTGATTTTTTGGTAAAGGAAGAGCAAAATGTACCGGTATTATTACAAGTGGCCAGAAGTGTGACAAAGAACATTTGCGATGTGGCGACAACGCATG AAGCACTGGACTACGTGTATGTACAGGTTGGCGATACACTTACTTTGTTAAATAAGCGGCTTATAACTCGGGAAATGatatttaaatacttacatCAGCGGAAAATTCAAGTGAATGCAGATTTTACCAAGGGCGCTTTAATTagcaaaattttagaatattggAATTCCAAATCCGAGTCTAACAATGATTTCGCATTACTTAATGACAGTAATACCACCActagcaaacaatttttacataaagtaaatgaaaatacgTTCAACACAGCCATCAGCGATAGTATATCTGGCTCAAACGAAGCGAACGACAATGAACCTCGGTATCCCATCCATTTATTGGCACGAAAATTTACTGAATGGTTTTTCAACAATCTTAATAAAGAAGGCTTAAAAGTTGAGGATTTTTGGTCAGATTCTCAACTGCAATTGAGAATCGCTGCCACAGATCAAATCAACGATTATGAGTGTGCCGGTGCAAATGAAGTGATAGTGAATATTTTACGATCGAAAGAGCAATTTGGCTTCTATTTCAATCCGAACCTCACTCATGCTGGCGTTCAAGGACGAATGAATGTGCACGGGCTAGTGTTGGTATTGGCATGTGGTACCCTTCATACGGAGCAGAATTGCGTTGGCGTATTTGAGTGTACATTTGGCCTCCTACGAGACCCATTTTCCGAAAACAACTGGAAGGTGAAAACAATGCAGTGTGTATTACGTAGTCAGGCAGCAGCAATGATGCCCAGTTTGTGTGACAGTGAAACTCTTGTAGAATCACTTGGCTTACCGATACCGGAAGGAGAAATTACGTAG